The genomic segment GCGCTGCAGTTTCAACGGTCGATTATCCGCATTAATACGATCTTTGGCGGGAAAAACCCACACCCGAATTTCCTGGTGGGCGGCATGGCCTGTTCCATTGACCCGGATAAGTCGGAGACGGTGAATCAGGTCCAGTTGGATCAGATGGGGGTGTGGGTGAATGAAATCCTGGACTTTATTAACGGCTGCTATTATCCCGATGCGTTAGCGATCATGTCTGTTTATAAAGACTATTTTGACATTGGTGCCTCCTCGCCAACATTTATCGCGGCGGGCATGGGAGGTGCGCGGTACGAAGGTGGCACTGAACGCCCAGTCTCGTCTGGGCATACTGACATCAAGGGCGGCGTGATCATGGACGGCGACTACACCACCGTCCATCCACTCGACCCGAAGAAAATCAAGGAGTACATTTCCTCTGCCTGGTACACCTACACCGAGGGTGATGATGCCGGTGTCACCCCCGACGTGGGCGAAACAACGGTACGCTACACCGGCCCGAAACCCCCGTATGATTGGCTCGCCGACAACGACAAGTACACGTGGTCCAAGGCCCCGCGTTACGACGGCCGCCCGGCTCAGGTCGGCCCGATCGCCAGGGTGCTCATTGCCTACCTGCAAGGACATCCAAAAACCGTATCCCTGCTCAATGATGCCCTCGACGCAGTGGACGTGCCGCTGGAAAAAATGAACTCCACCGCAGGCCGCACACTTGCCCGCGCCTTGGAAGCCGTGACCACGGCAGATCACCTGGCCCACGAGCTTCTACCAGCCTTCAAAGATGGCTTGCGCCACGGCGACTACGACGTGTTTGACCCCACCAAGTGGGAGCCAAGTTCCTGGCCGAAAAAGGCAAGCGGCTTCGCCATGATGGAGGTGGCGCGTGGTTTTCTCACCCACTGGGTGACCATCAAAAACGGCAAGGTGGACAACTACCAGGCTGTGGTTCCAACCACGTGGCTCGCCGGTGGACGTGACCCCGACGGACATCTCGGCCCCTACGAGGCGGCGCTGGCCAGTAGCGGAACCCACCCCCTGGCGGATCCGAAGCAACCCTTGGAGCCGCTGCGCACCATCCACTCGTTTGACCCGTGCATGTCCTGTGCGGTGCATGTTTTTGATCCCGACGGCAACATTCAGGTTCAGGTGATCACCCCATGACAAACGTTGCTTCCCCACAGCGCGTCATCCGCGTGGCGCGAGCCTACAGCGTGCGCAAGCTCAGCCCCGGCCGACTACTCGCAATGGCTGCGGTGGCGCCGTTTGATTCGGAAGACCCAGTGGACGTAGCGCTGCACGCCTCACTGCGCGTCAACCGCCCCGATATTGTTCCCATCAGGGTTCCCGCAGATGAGTTCAGTCCAGCCACCCCGAAACGTAAATACTCGCTGGTCAGGGTCGATGATTTTCCCGTGGAAGACGTGCCGAAAAACGTGATGATCATGCGCGGAGACATGGAATCCGTACTGGCTAAGGCCACCATCAGCCGCGAGGAACGCACCCTGTTTATCCGCAACGCTGAAGTGATGCGGATGTCCGGACAGCGCTGCCTGGCCGTCGCGTCTGCCGAAATTGCCGAAGACGGCACAGTAGGGGAGTTCTTTGTTGAGGGTTTCGTGGCTATGGTCCTGGAGAAACCCTCCCAGGTGGCCAAGAAATTCTCCAGCAACCCCAACGAATGGGTCCGCATCAACATTTGGTCGGCCACGCTGCGTTTCCAGCACTGGGCCAACATGGCGCTCATCGTCATCATGTCCATGAGCGGCTACTACATCATGAACCCGTTCTTCGGCCCCGCAGCCGAAACCGGCCACGACGTGGGATACCTCATGGGTTGGGTACGCCTCATCCACTACGTCTCGGCCTACCTATGGCTGGGGCTCGGGTTC from the Corynebacterium durum genome contains:
- a CDS encoding nickel-dependent hydrogenase large subunit — its product is MATERVVIDPLTRIEGHLRIELECDDNQIKNAWSESTQFRGIETIVEGRDPRDVWAFVGRICGVCTGTHSVASVTAVEDAIGSNPPKQAQLIRDLVMASQEIHDHVVHFYHLHALDWVNVVSAADADPAKAVEFAKSINSTWKGNTETQFAKVRDTIRGVLDSGQLSIFTGGYWDHPDYRLPPEANLMAVSHYLDALQFQRSIIRINTIFGGKNPHPNFLVGGMACSIDPDKSETVNQVQLDQMGVWVNEILDFINGCYYPDALAIMSVYKDYFDIGASSPTFIAAGMGGARYEGGTERPVSSGHTDIKGGVIMDGDYTTVHPLDPKKIKEYISSAWYTYTEGDDAGVTPDVGETTVRYTGPKPPYDWLADNDKYTWSKAPRYDGRPAQVGPIARVLIAYLQGHPKTVSLLNDALDAVDVPLEKMNSTAGRTLARALEAVTTADHLAHELLPAFKDGLRHGDYDVFDPTKWEPSSWPKKASGFAMMEVARGFLTHWVTIKNGKVDNYQAVVPTTWLAGGRDPDGHLGPYEAALASSGTHPLADPKQPLEPLRTIHSFDPCMSCAVHVFDPDGNIQVQVITP
- the cybH gene encoding Ni/Fe-hydrogenase, b-type cytochrome subunit, whose translation is MTNVASPQRVIRVARAYSVRKLSPGRLLAMAAVAPFDSEDPVDVALHASLRVNRPDIVPIRVPADEFSPATPKRKYSLVRVDDFPVEDVPKNVMIMRGDMESVLAKATISREERTLFIRNAEVMRMSGQRCLAVASAEIAEDGTVGEFFVEGFVAMVLEKPSQVAKKFSSNPNEWVRINIWSATLRFQHWANMALIVIMSMSGYYIMNPFFGPAAETGHDVGYLMGWVRLIHYVSAYLWLGLGFSRLVLSFTAKDRQLRWRSLWPLNSREDVKGLWGTIQYYLFLKKEGPLYLAHNPLQQFAYTGIYVMCLIQMLSGIVLYGLYNQTDWFWVIVAYPMHWMGVSTIRMIHALIMFVLWSFVIVHVYLATRADALERHGGVSSMVNGGVWLRRGAKPVDAPEIG